A genomic segment from Pectinophora gossypiella chromosome 27, ilPecGoss1.1, whole genome shotgun sequence encodes:
- the LOC126378790 gene encoding thioredoxin-related transmembrane protein 2 homolog: protein MSFKADFRQILKPYYWVNILLSLSYVTCKRTALICNFLFPSSDCELDTRETEILFFLIIVVMLRTRKAGSVTMVNYLSSSFVYTKIANLILWFYADIRYGLPYGALLILTALLLPEPTYSGPEHITYFRGPQTLEDELKRNKHVTWVVCVYAAWHPACVNFAPVFAELSASYSLDNLKFGKLDVGRYPDAATKYRVQDGPTSRQLPTVLLLGDGVEKMRRPNADHSGKLLKFLFSKDNVKAAFDLDGIYQECKERLSTAKICKKTEKTE from the exons atgtcGTTTAAGGCAGATTTTCGGCAAATATTGAAGCCCTATTACTGGGTGAACATTCTGCTTAGCCTTTCCTACGTTACGTGCAAGCGAACCGCACTTATTTGCAACTTTTTGTTCCCGAGCAGTGATTGTGAATTGGATACTAGAGAAACGGAAATTCTATTTTTCCTAATTATAGTCGTTATGTTGAGAACTAGGAAGGCGGGAAGTGTTACTATGGTGAACTATCTATCGTCGTCTTTCGTTTATACTAAAATTGCCAACTTAATTCTTTGGTTCTACGCTGATATAAG ATATGGCCTGCCCTACGGTGCGCTGCTCATCCTGACAGCCCTGCTGCTGCCAGAACCAACATACTCAGGCCCGGAACACATCACATACTTCCGTGGACCGCAGACGTTGGAGGATGAGCTTAAACGGAACAAGCATGTTACTTGG GTGGTATGCGTGTACGCAGCGTGGCACCCGGCCTGCGTCAACTTCGCGCCAGTGTTCGCCGAGCTCTCAGCCAGCTATAGCCTGGACAACTTGAAGTTTGGCAAGCTGGACGTGGGCAG ATACCCGGACGCAGCGACCAAGTACAGGGTCCAGGATGGTCCCACCAGCAGGCAGCTGCCCACCGTGCTGCTGCTCGGAGACGGAGTGGAGAAGATGAGGCGACCCAACGCTGATCACTCCGGGAAACTGCTCAA GTTCCTATTCTCAAAAGACAACGTGAAAGCGGCCTTCGACCTGGACGGTATCTACCAGGAGTGCAAGGAAAGACTATCCACCGCCAAGATATGCAAGAAGACCGAAAAGACCGAGTAG